The following proteins are encoded in a genomic region of Castor canadensis chromosome 19, mCasCan1.hap1v2, whole genome shotgun sequence:
- the Mkrn3 gene encoding E3 ubiquitin-protein ligase makorin-3 gives MEDAAAPGKAYEEARAEAGAEAVGEGVSGPNILGYQASGVSAAASPAPLHEAGVLDPLLEAPGPAQLRSGQAQAQGGVARPSSLPEHSGGSWTKQIICRYYLHGQCKEGENCRYSHDLSRRQKARESRKSPPRASADRGPSAAAQSEPLAQEMAEVPPAASSTLPLIGSAVVRGFFDAAADNAGLEAAGGAGAEGWVGAIEFVPGQPYRGRMVPSSGPEAPVQSSVTEREQMAVGMGMPLCRYAARGQCVRGESCTYLHGDICDMCGLQALHPTNALQREAHVRACVDAHERDMELSFAVQRSMDKVCGICMEVVYEKADPRDRRFGILFRCNHTYCLRCIRTWRSGTQFENRISKSCPQCRVSSGFVIPSEFWVEGVEEKEKLIQQYKDGMRNKACRYFAEGRGRCPFGQFCFYKHAYPEGWGRPRPGGGGGGPSSIYWHQVVEPVQLRQGSVLFKRRRKELATLRLALLLFKKFLSLRDDTVFSDDQLLLLHYLLEDYFTLNL, from the coding sequence ATGGAAGACGCTGCAGCTCCCGGTAAAGCCTACGAGGAGGCTAGGGCCGAGGCAGGTGCGGAGGCGGTGGGGGAGGGTGTGTCTGGTCCTAATATTTTGGGGTACCAGGCCTCCGGGGTGTCTGCGGCAGCCTCCCCAGCACCTCTCCATGAGGCTGGGGTCCTGGACCCGCTTCTAGAGGCTCCCGGACCAGCCCAGCTCCGCTCCGGGCAAGCCCAGGCCCAAGGGGGCGTGGCCAGGCCTAGTTCACTTCCTGAGCACAGTGGAGGCAGCTGGACCAAGCAAATCATCTGCAGGTACTATCTACATGGTCAGTGCAAAGAGGGGGAGAACTGTCGCTACTCCCACGACCTCTCTAGGCGGCAGAAGGCCAGGGAGAGCCGTAAGTCGCCACCTCGGGCCTCTGCAGACAGAGGACCCAGTGCGGCTGCGCAGAGTGAGCCCCTGGCTCAGGAAATGGCGGAAGTCCCGCCTGCTGCATCCTCAACCTTGCCTCTGATTGGCTCAGCTGTTGTCAGGGGTTTCTTTGACGCTGCGGCCGACAATGCAGGCCTTGAAGCTGCGGGAGGCGCAGGTGCAGAAGGCTGGGTGGGGGCAATTGAGTTTGTTCCCGGACAGCCCTATCGAGGTCGCATGGTCCCTTCGAGTGGTCCTGAGGCTCCTGTACAGAGCTCGGTGACTGAGAGGGAGCAGATGGCCGTGGGCATGGGGATGCCGCTTTGCCGCTATGCTGCCAGGGGCCAATGCGTTCGTGGGGAGAGCTGTACATACCTCCACGGAGATATATGCGACATGTGTGGGCTGCAGGCCTTGCACCCTACGAATGCGCTCCAGAGGGAAGCCCATGTAAGGGCCTGCGTTGACGCACACGAGAGAGATATGGAGCTCTCATTTGCTGTGCAGCGCAGTATGGACAAAGTGTGTGGCATCTGCATGGAGGTTGTGTATGAGAAAGCCGACCCCAGGGATCGCCGCTTTGGCATCCTTTTCCGCTGTAATCACACCTATTGTCTCAGGTGCATCCGCACTTGGAGAAGTGGCACACAGTTTGAGAACAGGATCAGTAAATCCTGCCCGCAGTGCAGGGTCTCCTCCGGCTTTGTCATTCCTAGTGAGTTCTGGGTGGAGGGggtggaagagaaggagaagcttATTCAGCAATATAAGGACGGAATGAGAAACAAAGCGTGCAGGTATTTTGCTGAAGGCAGGGGTCGCTGCCCATTTGGACAGTTCTGCTTTTACAAGCATGCATACCCTGAGGGCTGGGGACGCCCAAGgccaggtggtggtggtggaggaccATCCAGCATATACTGGCATCAAGTCGTGGAGCCTGTGCAATTGCGCCAGGGCAGCGTGCTTTTTAAACGCCGCAGAAAGGAGCTTGCCACGCTTCGCCTGGCCCTTCTGTTGTTTAAGAAGTTTCTTTCCCTGAGAGATGATACCGTCTTCTCTGATGATCAGTTGCTCTTGCTTCATTACCTGCTGGAAGACTATTTCACTTTGAATCTGTAA